A stretch of Microbacterium sp. LWH3-1.2 DNA encodes these proteins:
- a CDS encoding YlbL family protein, with product MALFDENTTIEPAPRPRMSRRTLVGVWALAVAMVVLLVITFLPTSYVIQRPGPVYNTLGTAENADGEEVPLISVEGAETYPTEGSLDLLTVQVQGNREHTPSWFELAMAWFDPSRAVMPIDAIFPQDQTTKERNEESAQMMVDSQHEATAAALTELGYDVGATLSVYSVIDGAAAEGILEQGDLILTANGEDLTDVSTLRSVINEGEGAPVELLIERDGEQQTVEVTPKETTDDDGEKGWILGVNLTTDYDFPIDVTIQLNNVGGPSAGMMFALGIIDTLTPGELNGGEQIAGTGTITADGEVGPIGGIRQKMWGAVDAGAQWFLAPEANCDEVVGHIPGDLRVFSVEDLDDALAVLDAVSEGDDLDVLPTCTAK from the coding sequence GTGGCCCTGTTCGACGAGAACACGACGATCGAGCCCGCCCCGCGGCCGCGGATGTCCCGCCGCACGCTGGTGGGTGTGTGGGCGCTCGCCGTCGCCATGGTGGTGCTCCTCGTCATCACGTTCCTGCCGACGTCGTACGTCATCCAGCGCCCCGGACCCGTCTACAACACGCTCGGCACCGCCGAGAACGCCGACGGCGAGGAGGTGCCGCTGATCTCGGTCGAGGGCGCCGAGACGTACCCGACCGAGGGATCGCTCGACCTCCTCACGGTGCAGGTGCAGGGCAACCGCGAGCACACCCCGTCGTGGTTCGAGCTCGCCATGGCGTGGTTCGACCCGAGCCGCGCCGTCATGCCGATCGACGCGATCTTCCCCCAGGACCAGACCACCAAGGAGCGCAACGAGGAGAGCGCCCAGATGATGGTGGACTCGCAGCACGAGGCGACCGCCGCGGCGCTGACAGAGCTCGGCTACGACGTCGGCGCGACCCTGTCCGTCTACTCCGTCATCGACGGCGCCGCCGCCGAGGGGATCCTCGAGCAGGGCGATCTGATCCTCACGGCGAACGGCGAGGATCTCACGGATGTATCGACCCTGCGCTCCGTCATCAACGAGGGCGAAGGGGCCCCGGTCGAGCTGCTCATCGAGCGCGACGGCGAGCAGCAGACGGTCGAGGTCACTCCGAAGGAGACGACCGACGACGACGGCGAGAAGGGCTGGATCCTCGGCGTCAACCTCACGACGGACTACGACTTCCCGATCGACGTCACCATTCAGCTCAACAATGTCGGTGGTCCGAGTGCGGGCATGATGTTCGCGCTCGGGATCATCGACACACTGACCCCGGGCGAGCTCAACGGCGGCGAGCAGATCGCCGGCACGGGCACGATCACCGCGGACGGCGAGGTCGGGCCGATCGGGGGCATCCGTCAGAAGATGTGGGGCGCGGTGGATGCCGGCGCCCAGTGGTTCCTCGCGCCCGAGGCGAACTGCGACGAGGTCGTGGGGCACATCCCCGGCGACTTGCGCGTGTTCTCGGTGGAGGACCTCGACGACGCGCTGGCCGTGCTCGACGCGGTGAGCGAGGGCGACGATCTCGACGTGCTCCCGACCTGCACCGCGAAATGA